Proteins co-encoded in one Sparus aurata chromosome 18, fSpaAur1.1, whole genome shotgun sequence genomic window:
- the nanos1 gene encoding nanos homolog 1: MDFLNHNYLNARSPYDYTFNFWNDYLGLTTLVTKNNKLSMPQNPNSITESLKATLGLDDSPACPCVIAGGVGESGHMDCCCPSGSPPPASILDLKERFSILSPFQNQLGVQPEREVGFGGSFAGFDLFGMERKMRKPASRSKQEPKICVFCRNNGAPEEVYGSHVLKTPDGRVVCPILRAYTCPLCSANGDNAHTIKYCPLSKDQPSQRPLKGGRAVGGKRMKIF; this comes from the coding sequence ATGGATTTTCTGAATCACAACTATTTGAACGCGCGCAGCCCATATGACTATACTTTTAATTTCTGGAACGACTATCTCGGGCTGACGACGTTGGTTACGAAGAATAATAAGCTCAGCATGCCCCAGAACCCCAACTCCATCACCGAGTCCCTGAAAGCGACCCTGGGCTTGGACGATTCCCCGGCGTGTCCGTGCGTAATCGCGGGCGGCGTTGGAGAGAGCGGGCACATGGACTGCTGCTGCCCGTCCGGGAGCCCCCCGCCGGCCTCCATCCTGGACTTGAAGGAGCGTTTCTCGATACTGAGCCCCTTCCAGAACCAGCTCGGCGTCCAGCCGGAGCGAGAGGTGGGCTTCGGGGGGAGCTTCGCGGGGTTCGATCTGTTCGGCATGGAGAGGAAGATGCGCAAACCCGCTTCTCGAAGCAAGCAGGAGCCCAAAATCTGCGTCTTCTGCCGAAATAACGGAGCTCCCGAGGAGGTGTACGGCTCTCACGTCCTGAAGACTCCGGACGGGAGGGTCGTGTGCCCGATCCTGAGGGCTTACACTTGTCCCCTGTGCAGTGCCAACGGGGACAATGCCCACACGATAAAATACTGTCCACTGTCAAAAGACCAGCCATCCCAGCGACCACTGAAGGGAGGGCGGGCTGTGGGTGGTAAGAGGATGAAGATATTCTGA